The following are encoded together in the Anopheles nili chromosome 3, idAnoNiliSN_F5_01, whole genome shotgun sequence genome:
- the LOC128726450 gene encoding uncharacterized protein LOC128726450 codes for MIQKVNPTTTSRWVRAGALTMTLVVLLLIVPCSARPAIEGDESADGKVVNQSANINLPRSSILDNIFNIPIQTLKAVNDLVQSIAGNLQQAGSGTYFRARSNNVRNINVNVDGDETENEALVAKKKADGKN; via the exons atgatccaGAAAGTTAAC cccaccaccaccagccgatGGGTTCGGGCCGGAGCCCTTACGATGACGCTGGTAGTCCTGCTCCTGATTGTGCCGTGCAGCGCGCGTCCCGCCATCGAAGGGGACGAATCG GCTGACGGGAAAGTTGTCAATCAAAGCGCAAACATCAACCTGCCACGGTCAAGCATACTGGACAACATTTTCAAC ATCCCGATCCAAACGCTGAAGGCCGTTAACGATCTGGTGCAGAGCATTGCTGGAAATTTGCAGCAGGCCGGTTCCGGTACCTACTTCCGGGCACGCTCGAACAATGTGCGCAACATTAACGTGAACGTGGACGGCGATGAGACCGAGAACGAGGCACTGGTGGCGAAGAAGAAAGCAGATGGGAAAAATTAA